In the Mycolicibacterium chubuense NBB4 genome, one interval contains:
- the nrdH gene encoding glutaredoxin-like protein NrdH, with product MNVITVYTKPACVQCNAVFIILDKEGIPYEKVDLSVDDEARDYVMSLGYLQAPVVYAGPNEHFAGFRPDRLKALKSLTAA from the coding sequence ATGAACGTCATCACGGTTTACACAAAGCCCGCCTGCGTGCAGTGCAACGCGGTATTCATCATCCTCGACAAAGAAGGCATCCCCTACGAGAAAGTCGACCTGTCCGTCGACGACGAGGCTCGCGATTACGTCATGTCCCTGGGGTACCTGCAGGCACCCGTCGTGTACGCCGGGCCCAACGAGCACTTCGCCGGATTCCGGCCCGACCGGCTCAAGGCGCTCAAAAGCCTGACCGCCGCCTGA
- a CDS encoding DUF4192 domain-containing protein — protein MRINLSSNTDIIAAIPALLGFIPTNSIVGLVFDDLGDRRTVYVIARYDSTAPLHLALQFVDELPLRQDDGTHRRVLLVAIAESEHQAHAGDHLDALQRHITARGATVIKRLHTPRIDAGHTWTDIDTGEAGATVDYRTSEIGLQMAVEHGRIVRNTRDDIAAEFAPTEQAPAPDTETDTPEFITHTIVGMSEAFEDPATLTPQLAADAGLLITVNVSHRDALLIISTAHPETGAAVWTRLARQLRGHARIEALALAAACFYCGNDTVRTSVALEEAHATAVAAGRPDTTLVALLDTAVQTAFPPAKIRQLFAQLAAKPPTE, from the coding sequence ATGCGTATCAACCTGAGCTCCAACACCGACATCATCGCCGCCATCCCCGCACTGCTGGGATTCATCCCGACCAACAGCATCGTGGGACTCGTCTTCGACGACCTCGGCGATCGGCGCACGGTGTACGTGATTGCCCGCTACGACAGCACCGCACCCCTGCACCTCGCGCTCCAATTCGTCGACGAGCTCCCCCTGCGGCAGGACGACGGCACCCACCGGCGTGTCCTGCTCGTCGCCATCGCCGAGAGCGAGCATCAAGCTCACGCCGGCGATCACCTCGATGCCCTGCAGCGCCACATCACCGCCCGCGGCGCGACCGTCATCAAACGGCTACACACCCCGCGCATCGACGCCGGACACACCTGGACCGACATCGACACCGGCGAGGCAGGCGCCACCGTCGACTACCGGACCTCCGAAATCGGCCTGCAGATGGCCGTTGAGCACGGCCGCATCGTGCGCAACACCCGCGACGACATCGCCGCCGAGTTCGCCCCCACCGAACAGGCCCCGGCCCCCGACACCGAAACCGACACCCCCGAGTTCATCACCCACACCATCGTCGGCATGTCCGAGGCCTTCGAGGACCCCGCCACCCTCACACCACAACTGGCCGCCGACGCCGGGCTGCTCATCACCGTCAACGTCAGTCACCGTGACGCCCTGCTCATCATCAGCACCGCGCACCCCGAGACCGGCGCCGCTGTCTGGACCCGCCTGGCACGACAGCTGCGCGGCCATGCCCGCATCGAAGCGCTCGCCTTGGCCGCCGCGTGCTTCTACTGCGGCAACGACACCGTGCGCACCAGCGTCGCCCTGGAAGAGGCGCACGCCACCGCCGTGGCCGCCGGCCGACCCGACACCACCCTGGTCGCCCTGCTCGACACCGCGGTCCAGACCGCATTCCCGCCGGCCAAGATCCGCCAGCTCTTCGCCCAACTCGCCGCCAAGCCGCCCACCGAGTAA
- a CDS encoding MFS transporter, which translates to MLRAHHGESPLSRGQPGRAGTGLRQVFSHPGYRRLWAARTASAWGDAFATVALGLLVWDRTGSGLGVAGVIVAEIVPVLLLAPFAGVAVDWFSPVRVMVVADLARVLVAAGLPLVAGSVPGIYAVAFAMSAASALFNPAASAALPALVNEEELIAGNSGIWTAAVLSQIVLAPAAGAVVATVGYGLAFWVNAASFAVSALLLSRLHLLRPAADAARAAWWHQARDGIRVLAGHRVLRALAAGQALAALSAGATSALLVVLIRERLGRGPAGYGIALACIGVGAAAGPLLLTRLITDPRKPAFIFGPYLLRAAVDAVLASVRVPVVALGSLAGYGGGTSAGAVTFNSLLQAETPPAARGRVFAAFDLIWQLGRLASLGLGGWLADAAGITAVYAAGAALLVAAALIGRAGLTDHRHHQEKRR; encoded by the coding sequence TTGCTGCGGGCACACCATGGAGAAAGTCCGCTGAGCCGCGGCCAGCCAGGACGTGCGGGCACCGGGCTGCGCCAGGTGTTCTCCCATCCTGGTTACCGCCGGTTGTGGGCGGCGCGCACCGCTTCTGCCTGGGGTGACGCGTTCGCCACCGTGGCGTTGGGCCTGCTGGTGTGGGACCGCACCGGCTCCGGGCTCGGTGTGGCCGGGGTGATCGTCGCGGAGATCGTCCCGGTGCTGCTGCTGGCACCGTTCGCTGGGGTGGCAGTCGACTGGTTCTCGCCGGTGCGGGTCATGGTGGTTGCCGACTTGGCGCGCGTGCTGGTGGCTGCGGGGCTACCGCTGGTCGCCGGCTCGGTGCCGGGCATCTACGCGGTGGCGTTCGCCATGTCCGCAGCGTCGGCGTTGTTCAATCCGGCCGCCAGTGCCGCGCTGCCCGCGCTGGTGAACGAGGAGGAGTTGATCGCCGGGAACTCGGGGATCTGGACCGCCGCGGTGCTCTCCCAGATCGTGCTCGCCCCGGCTGCGGGTGCCGTGGTCGCGACCGTCGGCTATGGCCTGGCGTTCTGGGTGAACGCAGCGAGCTTCGCCGTCTCGGCGCTGCTGCTGTCCCGCCTGCACCTGCTGCGCCCGGCAGCCGATGCGGCCCGTGCCGCCTGGTGGCATCAGGCCCGAGACGGCATCAGGGTGCTGGCCGGGCACCGGGTGCTGCGAGCCTTGGCCGCTGGTCAGGCCCTGGCGGCGTTGTCGGCCGGAGCGACCAGTGCCCTGCTGGTTGTGTTGATCCGCGAGCGCCTGGGCAGGGGCCCCGCCGGATACGGAATCGCGCTGGCCTGCATCGGCGTGGGCGCCGCAGCAGGCCCGTTACTGCTGACCCGGCTGATCACCGATCCTCGCAAACCCGCGTTCATTTTCGGACCCTATCTGTTGCGCGCCGCCGTAGATGCCGTCCTTGCGAGTGTCCGCGTCCCGGTGGTGGCGTTGGGCAGCCTGGCCGGCTACGGCGGGGGCACCTCTGCCGGCGCAGTCACCTTCAACTCGCTGCTGCAGGCCGAAACCCCACCCGCCGCACGCGGCCGGGTCTTCGCCGCCTTCGATCTGATCTGGCAACTCGGCCGCCTGGCCTCCCTCGGGCTGGGTGGGTGGCTGGCTGATGCGGCAGGGATCACCGCCGTCTACGCCGCAGGGGCTGCACTGCTCGTCGCTGCCGCTCTGATCGGCCGAGCCGGTCTGACCGACCATCGCCACCACCAAGAGAAGAGGCGCTGA
- the mobF gene encoding MobF family relaxase, with protein MGLHKLTAGDGYTYLLRQVAVADGTDLGRASLTDYYSSKGETPGRWVGSGLGALGRPVSRDPANPLVEQLWGVPEGSEVTEDQMKALFGEGLHPNATKITEHLTGIGVWVDGAHAAAKLGRPFRLGANENDFTRRLRGAYSSYNNTIGRATNAPLDPEVRAEVRTTVAAEMFVQRYGRAYLDERELTGFIARLSRLDTTAVAGYDLTFTPVKSVSALWALAPRDVAKTIEDCHHKAVTDTLAFLESHACFSRMGTNGVAQVEAGGFIAAAFDHRDSRAGDPNLHTHVAVSNKVQAIGPDGIPRWLALDGQPLYKAKVSASEFYNTLCEANLIAELGVSFANDTPEPGKRPVREIVGMSAELIEVWSSRRAAIEHRVGQLAKDFQQVHGREPSTVEMLTLSQQATLETRAAKHEPRSLAEQRHQWRTEAIEALGGHRQVDAMVAALTSGRTPRERVTITEQWVAEQAATVITTVSASRSTWQINHVRAEVSRVLRYTDCHDTPQVAERIIAAALGTHSIALTTTADTDMNEPHVLRRRDGASVYTRHDTTVYTSAEILAAERRILHTARQFGGHVVDDDSIGLALLQAHATHGVELNDGQQTLLREMATSGARMQFAIAPAGTGKTTSMGPLAAAWVNNGGNVIGLAPSASAAEVLAADLRAPTDTIDKLMHLAGLGGGPPPAADDPARAWFDSIGPQTLIILDEVGMASTAGLDAVTAVANATGASVRGIGDDKQLASVSAGGVLREIVAEHGALTLSDVVRFTDPVIGAAEGAASLALRDGDPTGIAFYIDHGRVHVGAQRAAADMAYQAWSDAVTAGRDALLIAPTNPMVAELNERARLDRLRREPHPETTRTVTLSDGLTASVGDRILTRDNARWLRLPSGGWVKNGQLWIITDIDSRGRISVSRLTGDDTESVIRLPARYVATNTTLGYARTINGAQGWTARHECHVVGTDSMTRQQLYVALTRGKAENHIYFSTSEADPHAILTPKATHPPTAVDILAGILCRDGAQISAHGVQRADAGPFTRLARAADMYTDALSSAAEQLAGTDTMARIDAAATALRADITNAEAWPVLRRNLALLALDGHDPHEALAHAAQRPLGNASDPAAVLDWRLPTPDNSALDIVGPLRWLPSIPTALQDGSAWARYLSARAQLVDEIAEQIREQARAWTLATAPVWARPLAGQRPGLLAEIAVFRAAHNVDPADTRITGPTQHANRSASFQALLHQRLDAALVSGGHGAKRWRTLAENIDPNITADPFWPRLATHLNQAARAGADVTALIDDAMARHGALPDELPAAALWWRLAGTLAPAMLDTANERLRPPWTAELHRILGSTAAETITGDPAWPALVAAVNASDWPPADLLAAAAEYLLDALTDDAIRPDEYARVLTYRVELLTHYAADIDTDIPHPADGLGQSLHEPPHHPLDLDQHGDPGEDDYLGYDSEFDDSLGDLDFYSLLTERPSVTPDLDIDITELRARYADAKARLRALADAVLSERGGPAEQAAAAELIALHRRHVEQRPYQHDVAHAHADWVAAESAYEGQQYRITQLEQLITRAESEDDQDLAQAYRERRGDLAADAADLGLAVVRARAERDAATAGLHAVAGGPDRVVTAEDIEARRAVAVHADIAALNAARAEARDLDNQLSRAEARTARTFAESPAREREQARWASVTTERDLMVLRAEVDFVEAAGARSPATVYPPPAGDRTWQELDEPARAVVETITASMQSVHVLTLGADADKHAVLSAISAAVTGKGRNVLAMPATETATAFAEHHPYAGRSTDPETTRARIDDGQWTIPPGNLLVIDDADHLDPAALRYFTEHAGRTNTKLLLVHTPTEGRTPAHSLIDALADNLPWAQKLGTPDTDRATALDRARTHLAEHQPVTTEDRDAADLLARRDTLRDTYQTQYKPRLRTHTHEHTRNHDHGLEL; from the coding sequence ATGGGCTTACACAAATTGACCGCCGGAGACGGGTACACCTACCTGCTCCGGCAGGTCGCCGTCGCCGACGGCACCGACCTGGGCCGGGCCAGCCTCACCGACTACTACTCCTCCAAAGGCGAAACCCCCGGCCGCTGGGTCGGCAGCGGGCTGGGCGCACTCGGGCGGCCGGTCAGCCGCGACCCCGCCAACCCCCTCGTCGAACAACTCTGGGGAGTGCCCGAGGGCTCCGAAGTCACCGAAGATCAGATGAAGGCACTGTTCGGTGAAGGGTTGCACCCCAACGCCACCAAGATCACCGAACACCTCACCGGAATCGGGGTGTGGGTCGACGGCGCGCACGCTGCCGCCAAGCTCGGTCGCCCATTCCGGTTGGGGGCCAACGAGAACGACTTCACCCGCCGCCTGCGCGGCGCCTACAGCAGTTATAACAACACCATCGGACGCGCCACCAACGCCCCGCTCGACCCGGAAGTGCGCGCTGAAGTCCGCACCACCGTCGCCGCGGAAATGTTCGTGCAACGCTACGGCCGCGCCTACCTCGACGAGCGCGAACTGACCGGGTTCATCGCCCGGCTCTCGCGCCTGGACACCACCGCCGTGGCCGGGTACGACCTCACGTTCACCCCGGTCAAATCGGTCTCCGCGCTGTGGGCGCTGGCCCCGCGCGACGTCGCCAAAACCATCGAAGACTGCCACCACAAAGCGGTCACCGACACCCTGGCGTTCCTCGAATCCCATGCCTGCTTCTCGCGCATGGGCACCAACGGTGTGGCCCAGGTCGAAGCGGGCGGTTTCATCGCCGCCGCCTTCGATCACCGCGACTCCCGCGCGGGGGACCCGAACCTGCACACCCACGTCGCGGTGAGCAACAAAGTGCAAGCGATCGGCCCCGATGGCATCCCCCGCTGGCTGGCACTGGACGGCCAACCGCTCTACAAGGCCAAGGTGTCGGCATCGGAGTTTTACAACACGTTGTGCGAGGCCAATCTGATCGCCGAACTCGGGGTCAGCTTCGCCAACGACACCCCCGAACCGGGCAAGCGCCCGGTCCGCGAAATCGTCGGCATGTCAGCCGAACTGATCGAGGTGTGGTCCTCGCGACGGGCGGCCATCGAGCACCGCGTCGGGCAACTCGCCAAGGACTTTCAACAGGTCCACGGCCGTGAGCCGAGCACGGTGGAGATGCTCACGTTATCCCAGCAAGCGACGCTGGAAACCCGGGCCGCCAAGCACGAACCACGGTCGTTGGCAGAGCAGCGCCACCAGTGGCGGACCGAGGCCATCGAGGCCCTGGGAGGCCACCGCCAAGTGGACGCCATGGTCGCCGCGCTGACCTCCGGTCGGACCCCACGCGAACGCGTCACCATCACCGAACAGTGGGTCGCCGAGCAGGCCGCCACGGTCATCACCACAGTCTCCGCGTCCCGCTCAACATGGCAGATCAACCACGTCCGCGCCGAGGTCTCACGGGTACTGCGCTACACCGACTGTCACGACACGCCACAGGTGGCGGAACGCATCATCGCCGCCGCGTTGGGCACCCACAGCATCGCGTTGACGACGACCGCCGACACCGACATGAACGAACCCCACGTGCTGCGCCGCCGCGACGGCGCCAGCGTCTACACCCGCCACGACACCACCGTCTACACCAGCGCCGAGATCCTGGCCGCCGAGCGCCGAATCCTGCACACCGCACGGCAGTTCGGGGGCCATGTCGTCGATGACGACAGCATTGGCTTGGCGCTGCTGCAAGCCCACGCCACCCACGGTGTGGAACTCAACGACGGGCAACAAACCCTGCTGCGCGAGATGGCCACCTCCGGTGCCCGCATGCAGTTCGCGATCGCCCCCGCCGGCACCGGCAAGACCACCTCCATGGGCCCGCTGGCCGCCGCATGGGTCAACAACGGAGGCAACGTCATCGGTCTCGCGCCGAGCGCGTCAGCGGCCGAAGTCTTGGCCGCCGACCTGCGCGCACCCACCGACACGATCGACAAACTGATGCACCTGGCCGGCCTGGGAGGGGGACCCCCACCGGCCGCTGATGACCCCGCGCGGGCGTGGTTCGACAGCATCGGACCACAGACGCTGATCATCCTCGACGAGGTCGGAATGGCCTCCACCGCGGGCCTGGATGCGGTCACCGCCGTGGCCAACGCCACCGGCGCCAGTGTGCGTGGCATCGGTGATGACAAGCAGCTCGCCTCGGTATCCGCAGGCGGTGTGCTACGCGAGATTGTGGCCGAGCACGGAGCCCTGACGCTCTCGGATGTCGTGCGCTTCACCGACCCCGTCATCGGCGCCGCCGAAGGCGCGGCCAGCCTCGCCCTGCGTGACGGCGACCCCACCGGCATCGCCTTCTACATCGACCACGGGCGCGTTCACGTCGGGGCGCAGCGGGCCGCCGCCGACATGGCCTACCAAGCATGGTCGGATGCGGTCACCGCAGGCCGTGACGCACTGCTCATCGCGCCCACCAACCCGATGGTCGCCGAACTCAACGAACGCGCCCGGCTAGACCGACTGCGCCGAGAACCCCACCCGGAGACCACCCGCACCGTCACCCTCTCCGATGGCCTGACCGCCAGCGTCGGGGACCGAATCCTGACCCGCGACAACGCCCGCTGGCTACGCCTGCCCAGCGGCGGATGGGTCAAAAACGGACAGCTCTGGATCATCACAGACATCGACAGCCGAGGCCGGATTTCGGTATCCCGACTCACCGGCGACGACACCGAATCCGTCATTCGCCTGCCCGCCCGCTACGTCGCCACCAACACCACCCTCGGCTACGCGCGCACCATCAACGGCGCCCAAGGCTGGACCGCCCGCCACGAATGCCACGTCGTCGGCACCGACTCGATGACACGTCAACAGCTCTACGTCGCACTCACCCGCGGCAAGGCCGAAAACCACATCTACTTCTCCACCAGCGAGGCCGACCCACACGCCATCCTCACCCCCAAAGCCACCCACCCGCCGACCGCGGTGGACATCCTCGCGGGCATCCTGTGCCGCGACGGCGCACAGATTTCCGCACACGGCGTGCAGCGCGCCGACGCCGGCCCGTTCACCCGGCTGGCGCGGGCGGCCGACATGTACACCGACGCCCTGTCGAGTGCCGCCGAGCAGCTCGCCGGCACCGACACCATGGCCCGCATCGACGCCGCGGCCACCGCCCTGCGTGCCGACATCACCAACGCCGAAGCGTGGCCGGTACTGCGGCGCAACCTGGCCCTGCTGGCCCTCGACGGCCACGACCCGCACGAAGCACTGGCGCACGCCGCGCAACGCCCGCTCGGTAATGCCAGCGATCCCGCCGCCGTGCTGGATTGGCGCCTGCCGACCCCCGACAACTCCGCCCTGGATATCGTCGGCCCGCTTCGCTGGCTGCCCTCCATTCCCACCGCGTTACAAGACGGTTCGGCGTGGGCGCGCTACCTGTCCGCACGTGCGCAGCTCGTCGACGAGATCGCCGAGCAGATCCGCGAACAGGCCCGCGCCTGGACCCTGGCCACCGCGCCAGTGTGGGCCCGGCCGCTGGCCGGACAACGACCCGGACTGCTCGCCGAAATCGCCGTCTTCCGCGCCGCCCACAACGTCGACCCCGCCGACACCCGCATCACCGGACCCACCCAGCACGCCAACCGCTCCGCGTCCTTCCAGGCCCTGCTGCACCAGCGCCTGGACGCCGCACTAGTCAGCGGCGGACACGGCGCCAAGCGGTGGCGCACCCTGGCCGAGAACATCGACCCCAATATCACCGCCGACCCGTTCTGGCCCCGACTGGCCACCCACCTCAACCAAGCCGCCCGCGCTGGCGCCGACGTAACCGCGCTCATCGACGACGCGATGGCCCGCCACGGCGCGCTGCCCGACGAACTGCCCGCCGCCGCCTTGTGGTGGCGGCTGGCCGGCACCCTGGCCCCGGCGATGCTCGACACCGCCAACGAGCGGTTACGGCCGCCGTGGACGGCGGAACTGCACCGCATCCTGGGCAGCACGGCTGCCGAAACGATCACCGGTGACCCGGCCTGGCCCGCGCTGGTCGCCGCGGTCAACGCCTCGGACTGGCCGCCGGCCGACCTGCTCGCCGCGGCCGCCGAATATCTGCTCGACGCGCTCACCGACGACGCGATCCGCCCCGACGAATATGCCCGTGTCCTCACCTATCGCGTCGAACTGCTCACCCACTACGCCGCCGACATCGACACCGACATCCCCCACCCCGCCGACGGCCTCGGACAGTCGCTGCACGAGCCGCCGCACCACCCCCTCGACCTGGACCAACACGGCGACCCGGGCGAGGACGACTACCTGGGGTACGACTCCGAATTCGACGACAGTCTCGGCGATCTGGACTTCTACTCCCTGCTCACCGAACGCCCATCGGTCACCCCGGACCTCGACATCGACATCACCGAGCTGCGAGCCCGCTACGCAGACGCCAAGGCCCGCCTTCGGGCACTGGCCGATGCGGTGCTCTCCGAGCGCGGCGGCCCGGCCGAACAGGCCGCCGCCGCCGAACTCATCGCGCTCCACCGCCGCCACGTCGAACAGCGCCCCTACCAACATGACGTGGCGCACGCCCACGCTGACTGGGTGGCCGCCGAATCGGCCTACGAGGGCCAGCAGTACCGCATCACCCAGCTGGAGCAGCTCATCACCCGCGCCGAGAGTGAAGACGACCAGGACCTTGCCCAGGCCTACCGCGAGCGTCGCGGCGATCTCGCCGCCGACGCCGCCGACCTTGGATTGGCGGTCGTGCGGGCCCGCGCCGAACGCGACGCCGCCACCGCAGGTCTGCACGCGGTAGCCGGTGGACCCGATCGCGTCGTCACCGCTGAGGACATCGAAGCGCGCCGGGCGGTGGCCGTGCATGCCGACATCGCCGCACTCAACGCCGCCCGGGCCGAAGCCCGCGACCTGGACAACCAGCTCAGCCGGGCTGAGGCGCGCACCGCCCGCACCTTCGCCGAGAGCCCTGCCCGCGAGCGCGAGCAGGCCCGTTGGGCATCGGTGACCACCGAACGCGATCTGATGGTGTTGCGTGCTGAGGTGGATTTCGTGGAGGCAGCTGGTGCCCGGTCCCCGGCCACGGTGTACCCGCCCCCGGCCGGCGATCGCACCTGGCAGGAGCTGGACGAACCGGCCCGCGCCGTGGTGGAAACGATCACCGCCAGCATGCAATCCGTGCACGTGCTCACCCTGGGCGCCGACGCCGACAAGCACGCCGTCCTCTCCGCGATCAGCGCCGCGGTCACCGGCAAAGGTAGGAACGTGCTCGCCATGCCGGCCACCGAAACCGCGACCGCCTTCGCCGAACACCACCCCTACGCGGGGCGCTCCACCGACCCGGAAACCACCCGCGCCCGAATCGACGACGGCCAGTGGACCATTCCCCCCGGCAACCTGCTCGTCATCGACGACGCCGACCACCTCGACCCCGCCGCGCTGCGCTACTTCACCGAGCACGCCGGCCGCACCAACACCAAACTGCTGCTGGTGCATACCCCCACCGAGGGCCGCACCCCCGCCCACAGCCTCATCGACGCCCTGGCCGACAACCTGCCCTGGGCGCAGAAACTCGGCACCCCCGACACCGACCGCGCCACCGCCCTCGACCGCGCCCGCACCCACCTGGCCGAACACCAGCCGGTCACCACCGAAGACCGCGACGCCGCCGACCTACTCGCACGCCGCGACACCCTGCGCGACACCTACCAAACCCAATACAAACCCCGCCTACGCACCCACACCCACGAACACACCCGCAACCATGACCACGGACTCGAACTCTAA
- a CDS encoding cytochrome c biogenesis CcdA family protein, which yields MIGPLLALAFGAGMLAPVNPCGFAVLPAFLAYAVDTGDGQADARPGALSRLAGGLRAGLALTAGFAGTFTAIGLLLALGLRSLTGVIPWLAAALGAILAVGGLAMVAGGHLPLRLPTRRSGTPRQGPRGMVAFGAGYALASASCTLAVLLAVVTQALASTNISGVLVVFAAYAAGSATLLLSLALFAAFASGLINRFLRRLLPHMNRITGAVLALSGGYLLLYWLPQLLGGHPGIGALTGVVGTVSAWITGHQLAIAITALGLILVTAIATLTRRERRHTTTDTADDCCAPRPQPEENADQVGGPGSR from the coding sequence GTGATCGGCCCGCTGTTGGCGCTCGCCTTCGGCGCCGGGATGCTCGCCCCGGTCAACCCCTGCGGCTTCGCCGTACTGCCCGCCTTCCTCGCCTACGCCGTCGACACCGGCGACGGCCAGGCGGACGCGCGGCCCGGCGCTTTGTCCCGGCTGGCCGGTGGCCTGCGCGCCGGGCTCGCGCTGACCGCCGGGTTCGCCGGCACCTTCACCGCCATCGGACTACTACTGGCCCTCGGCTTGCGTTCCCTGACCGGTGTCATCCCGTGGCTGGCCGCCGCGCTCGGCGCGATCCTGGCCGTGGGCGGCCTGGCCATGGTCGCCGGCGGACACCTGCCGCTGCGGCTACCCACCCGCCGTTCCGGCACCCCGCGGCAGGGGCCCAGAGGCATGGTGGCCTTCGGCGCCGGGTACGCACTGGCCTCCGCCTCCTGCACGCTCGCGGTGCTGCTCGCGGTCGTCACCCAAGCCCTGGCCAGCACCAACATCTCCGGCGTCCTGGTCGTATTCGCCGCCTACGCCGCCGGCTCCGCCACCCTGCTGCTGTCCCTCGCGCTATTCGCCGCATTCGCCAGCGGCCTGATCAACCGGTTCCTCCGACGGCTGCTGCCCCACATGAACCGCATCACCGGCGCCGTGCTTGCCCTTTCCGGCGGCTACCTACTCCTTTACTGGCTGCCACAACTACTCGGCGGGCACCCCGGCATCGGCGCACTCACCGGCGTCGTCGGCACCGTGTCAGCCTGGATCACCGGACACCAACTTGCGATCGCCATCACCGCACTCGGCCTCATCCTCGTCACCGCGATCGCCACCCTCACCCGCCGCGAACGCCGCCACACCACCACCGACACCGCCGACGACTGCTGCGCACCCAGGCCACAGCCCGAAGAAAATGCGGACCAGGTAGGAGGACCCGGCAGCAGGTGA
- a CDS encoding heavy metal-responsive transcriptional regulator — MAQAMTVGRAAQAAGLTRKAVRLYEERGLLPPAQRTAAGYRLYNQDDVDTLTFIRRARALDLPLDDIGTILTLRRAGPTPCGAVRDLLDARIAEIDNTITELLALRASLTASRDTAVAADTESEPNRSICPIIER, encoded by the coding sequence ATGGCCCAGGCGATGACCGTCGGGCGGGCCGCCCAGGCGGCCGGGCTCACCCGTAAGGCCGTGCGCTTGTATGAGGAGCGCGGCCTGCTGCCGCCCGCCCAGCGCACTGCGGCCGGGTACCGCCTTTACAACCAGGACGACGTCGACACCCTCACCTTCATCCGCCGCGCCCGCGCCCTGGACCTCCCCCTGGACGACATCGGCACCATCCTCACCCTCCGCCGCGCCGGTCCCACCCCGTGCGGAGCCGTACGGGATCTACTCGACGCCCGGATCGCGGAGATCGACAACACCATTACCGAATTGCTGGCGCTGCGTGCGAGCCTCACCGCCAGTCGGGACACCGCCGTGGCAGCCGATACCGAGTCGGAACCGAACAGATCGATCTGCCCGATCATCGAACGGTGA
- a CDS encoding serine protease: MSVSLIPHAPAAQATAPTISPGDRIDYVTDDGSASFCTTGYVYTGTDGHAYAITAGHCQADEPGHVIEESSGATGRFINAVVAPPRSGGPDYGLIDFGPDVVSRPASGTIGFATDSPAPVVQVGQDVCRLGVSSRTHCGTVAYRYGDEQFMTTDMPASVPGDSGGPVWVTDDDGQAHIIGIWLGEKASADSSRRYGRFASLRAALDILT, from the coding sequence GTGAGCGTTTCCTTGATCCCCCACGCCCCCGCCGCACAGGCCACGGCCCCCACGATTAGCCCCGGTGACCGCATCGACTACGTCACCGACGACGGCTCAGCATCCTTTTGCACCACCGGATACGTCTACACCGGCACCGACGGCCACGCTTACGCCATCACCGCCGGTCACTGCCAAGCAGACGAGCCCGGACACGTCATCGAAGAAAGTTCCGGCGCCACAGGGCGATTCATCAACGCCGTCGTTGCCCCACCCCGTTCGGGCGGCCCCGACTACGGGCTTATCGACTTCGGTCCCGACGTCGTCAGCCGTCCCGCCAGCGGCACCATCGGCTTCGCCACCGATAGCCCGGCGCCGGTCGTGCAGGTCGGCCAAGACGTTTGTCGTCTCGGTGTCTCCAGCCGAACCCATTGTGGCACTGTGGCCTACCGCTACGGCGACGAACAGTTCATGACCACCGATATGCCCGCCAGCGTCCCTGGAGATTCCGGCGGCCCCGTCTGGGTGACCGACGACGACGGCCAGGCCCACATCATCGGGATCTGGCTGGGCGAGAAGGCCAGCGCCGACAGCAGCCGCCGCTACGGTCGCTTCGCGAGCCTGCGCGCCGCCCTGGACATCCTCACCTGA
- a CDS encoding TlpA family protein disulfide reductase: MPDAPAPTGPAAPRSRRRLVTIALTVIAVVGISVVLYSAFSPSSKQTASPPAADGSAKAGTTAAAGAFTARTLQGVQVAVPGSRPSVLFFFSVGCGGCGPATHTLAQVQQAVGTKANFVAVDIGPGETEQDITDFLTANQATSLAYASDSNATLISAYQVTQLSTAVVLDASGKPVFRAVEPTADQIRAELAKVSA, encoded by the coding sequence ATGCCTGACGCACCCGCCCCGACCGGACCTGCCGCGCCGCGCTCTCGTCGACGACTCGTCACGATCGCGCTGACCGTTATCGCCGTCGTCGGGATCTCCGTCGTGCTGTATTCGGCGTTTTCCCCGTCGAGCAAGCAGACCGCGTCCCCACCCGCTGCCGACGGCAGCGCAAAGGCCGGGACCACTGCCGCTGCGGGAGCGTTCACCGCCCGAACCCTGCAGGGCGTGCAGGTCGCGGTGCCCGGCTCGCGGCCCAGCGTGCTGTTCTTCTTCTCCGTCGGGTGCGGCGGTTGCGGTCCGGCCACCCACACCCTCGCCCAGGTCCAGCAGGCGGTCGGCACGAAGGCGAACTTCGTCGCCGTCGACATCGGCCCCGGCGAAACCGAGCAGGACATCACAGACTTCCTCACCGCCAACCAGGCCACCAGCCTTGCCTACGCCAGCGACAGCAACGCCACCCTGATCAGCGCCTACCAGGTCACTCAGCTGTCCACCGCCGTCGTGCTGGACGCCTCCGGCAAACCGGTGTTCCGCGCTGTCGAGCCCACCGCCGATCAGATCCGTGCCGAACTGGCCAAGGTGAGCGCGTGA